GCAACATTATTCCGAATATAAGGCGATAGAACGTCAGAATAGGTCGGATCTATCAATGGTCTTTAAGATGTCAGGCACCCAATTATTCCAGTGTCCTAAACATGTTCTCCGTCTCTACCCGATCATCATAATCCATTTGTATTCATTAGTATTCATTTATATTCCATTAGTAACAttgtaattatttcattatgCACAGGCAGCTTGGAACAGAAACAAGGTTCTAATGATAAGAAAGAATTCGAACTTCCCTGTATATAATTAAGACTCGGGTATCAGAGATGTCAGCGTGATGCTTGACTTTGATATGGTGTGTAAATACAAGGGAATCATAGGATACGATTTATTACCTCTACCAAACGTCTGGTCGACACATGGAGAGACTCGGCTGGGGGTCTGGCGGGGTAATGTCTGCTAATGACGTCATTTGGAAATAAATATCATCTCAACAAAATCGAGTAAGATTATTACTTCGGTGGAGAATCCTTTATCATATTCATATCTTCAAATGTAGATATAagaaatgtgtgtgtgtgtgtgtgtgtgtggtgtgtgtgtgtgtgtgtgtgtgtgtgtgtgtgtgtgtgtgtgtgtgtgtgtgtgtgtgtgtgtgtgtgtgtgtgtgttcgAGATATCTATGTATCAAcagtttcatttttattatcttAGTAGTTCACCATTTCAACATTATTATAGAACCCCCTCCACAACATCAAATTTCaacattgttgtagttttgGATCTCTCTGCTAAACAATCAAAATTTAACAATAGTGTAGAAGATAGGTTCCCCACTGTTTCGCCTCAGTCTTACTTCTTATAGTTATTACGTATACATTCATTTGCATTGAAAATGCTACgatcatatttttgtacataatttGGTACTTTAATCAGATTCCATAACAAtacatgtcaaaatatgtaataatgttatgttaaaatatattctttatttaatGCATTTAGTAGCATTAATATTGTTACGAAAAATATGTATCTGCGTTATCTAGGTCAGATTATTGCAATCAGCTGTGTCAGTTACGATTGCcgtttaaatgtattatttataaatctttaGCTCTATTTAGTAGAATAATATACCTGAGATAACTTTATCTTATAATCGTAATAGTCGTTAACACATATTTACATCTATGTATCCAGTAATGCTGTCAGTAGTAATTTAATACGTCCTCTCCTGGGCGCTGACATCtttgtttatacaatatatatatatatatatatatataaatacgtaGGCCCTCTTTGGTTATTGTCTCCGTCAGTTTTTATGTCGCGTTACGTCATTGGTCGGTCCGTCGCTACGCTGGATCCTCGATGCGCATGTGTGTATCGAGGCTCCAGCGAGTTTTCCTCCATCCATCCATCTGTGAAGCTGGTATTTCCGTAGCTCCAGATCCAAGGTAACTTTACCATACTGGAAACtccaaatttatttatttaattgtttatttattattcaacGGCACCAGGCACGTTAATAAAACCGATGATTTATATCGGAAACGTTTTTATtattaagttataaaatattattagtgCGTCTGCTAGGGGTTGCCCCGAGTAGCCCCGAGGAGAGCCCCGAGCTCTGCCCCAATCAGGTGCCCCGAATTGGGGTGACGTAGCCccaaacattcttggggaaaGCCCCGACCAGTGAGGTTAGTGATGATTGTTTGTAAAATCATTAACTTAtcatatttgtattaattttatatatgatttaataaatGTGAGGTTAAATTTATTACAACTCTTTGTTGTTCATTTGCGGGATCCGTCTACCTGGGACGAGGAAACTACTTTGTTTACAAACCGAATGTTTACTTTCCTCCTCCCAGAACGACATATCTTATTCGAACTCTTATTATTGTCTGCGGCGCCTCAATAGGTCTTTTTAGACCCCTATTACGCAGcaattggtggcagcggtgggatccCGCTAATTTAcctacatatttatttacacTTACGTGATTATACTCAGAACGAAGCCTGGTGCTAGGTGTTATAATacttgtttacatgtttgtttacatgtttgtttacatgtgtgtTTACACGTGTGTTTACATATAAAAACaacttgttttgttgtttaaattcttgtgttatttttttacttttattacaCTGTGATCCATTATAACAATGGATGATTCCGGGACTGTAAGTTTCCCAAATTTACACAGTGAAGAGTTCTATGAGACTGTTGATGAGGCAGATTCTTTGCATATTGATCATAGTTACCAAACTGATGTCTCCAATTCTAATGGAGCTAATATGGAACTCATGAATCAAATGAAATCATTTGTTAATGATGCCAAAACTCAGTTTCGTGAAATTCAGTCCAATATGTCAGAAATGATGAAAAATCAGTTATCTGAATTTGAAAAGGATATGAACAATATCCGAAGAAAGCATACTTCTGTTTTCTATGATAACAGTGATTTGAATACGCAAAGTCTTGCTCATCAGTCTCATCGGCACTCACCACAGTTGAATTTTTCTGAGTCAAACAGTAGTTTTGTTGTTGATCATGGTGTTGATCAAAATACAAACCGGTACCGTACACATGAGACGTTAAATAGCTCACCACATTGTGCCCGAGTACAGAATTATGAACCTGAAGTAAATTTTGGTTCGCATACTAATCATTCAACAGGTAGACAAAACACAACTGTGAAAAGCGTACAACTAAAACCACAATCTTATGATGGTAGTGATGATCTTGAAGATTATCTCACACAATTTCAAATACTATCTGAAATAAATAACTGGAGTTATTCAGTTAAGTCACTCTATCTAGCAGGTAGTCTGAAAGGTGCTGCTCGTGCTTTGCTTAGCGAGTTATCTCCAGCTCAGCAACGGGACTATGATTGCTTAGTGCGCGCACTCAACAGTCGTTATGGCTCTGTCAATAAGGCAGAAGTGTTTAGAGCACAATTACAAAACAGAACAAAAGGAAAGAATGAGACAATCCCAGATTTAGCTCAATCTATAAAGAAACTGACAAGGCAGGCATATCCATTGGCACCACCATCTGTCATTGAGGTTTTGTCATTAGATCATTTCATTGATGCAATCAATGATTCAGACATTAGATTAAGATTGAGGGAAGCTTGTCCTAGATCTATTAATGAAGCTGAAACTTTGGCTGTACGTCTCGAAACTTATCGTCTCGCTGACAATCATAGGGGACGTCAAACTCGTTCTGTAGATGTAAGAGCAACTGAGACTTCAAATGTGTCGAGCAAAACATCAGCCGAGAATAATGAAGTAAGCTCTAAAACACCATCTAACTCCTCTGAGATAGATAGTTTGAAAAATGAACTCAAGTCTCTTACCAAAGAGATTAAAGATTTGGTCAAGACTACTAAATCTAGTTctcaaaataatcaaaacaaacaaaaacagtaCACAAATAACAATGGTAATCAGCAGCGCCATAACTGGAACCGCAATAGTGGTAACAATAATTACCACAATAACTCTGGTAACAAGTACAATAACCACCACAAAAATCAGCAATCTAATTCGGGAAACTAAATTCTGCTGAAGTGGTGGACCACACAACAGCAAACTTTAACCAAGGTCCTACAATAGTGATGGTCAGTAGTGTTGACAAGGGTTTATTTGTGGCTGGATCTATGCAGTCATATCCTGTTCGCATGCTTGTGGACACAGGTTCGAATGTCACAATTATGAAAACAGAGGTTTTCAAGAAAATATCTAATATTTCTGAAATAGAAGTGACAGAAGTAAATTCAACCCTTGTAACTGCTACTGGTGAGTCTTCTCCATTTTATGGAAAGGCAGACCTGTTGATAGAAATAGGAAACCATAAAATGCAACATTCTGTGTTATTAGCAGATATtaaaaatgatgtcattttgGGTGTAGATTTTATGGAGAAACACAAATGTGATGTATTGTTAAGCAAGAATTGCTTGTCAATCAATGGTCATAAGGTACAATGTTTTCAAATATCAGATTTGAACGTTCCTACATGTTGTAGAATAGCAATAGACCAGCAGGTGACAGTACCTCCTGAGTCTGAGATGATTGTTCAAGGTAGACCTATTGATACCTTGTCCAAGGGAAAGAATTGTGTGTTGGAGACAGCTCCTTCCTTCAATGAGAAAAGTGGATTGCTTGTGGCAAAGGCCTTAGTAGATCCTTGTAAAGGACTTGTACCTATACGGGTAATTAATTTATCCGAACAACCTCAAATTATCCATAAACACACTGTAGCTGCAGTCAGCGAACCAATAGATGAAGATATGGTTTTTGAACCTGAAAATGTTAGAAACATCACTATTAGTGAGACCAAAAGTCATCAAAAGTGTGATAATAAATTACCAGACCATTTGGTAAATTTGTTCAACAAAAGCAGTGAAAATTTAGATATTGAACAAACAGAGAAACTTAAATTGTTGTTAGAAAAACATCAACATTCATTTTCCAAGTCATCAACTGACATTGGCTGTACTAGTCTTGTAGAGCATACTATCAATACAGGAAATGTTCCTCCTATTAAACAGAGGCCCAGAAGGGTTCCTCTTGCAAAAATGAAAGAGGCTGAGGCTGAAATAAAAGATATGGCTGAGAGAAACATCATTGAACCTTGTTCTGGTCCTTGGTGCTCTCCCACTGTTTTAGTCCGTAAAAAGGATAACAGTATTAGATTCTGTGTAGATTACAGAAAATTGAATGACATAACCATTAAAGACTCTCATCCTCTTCCGAGGATCGACGATACACTTGATGCCCTCTCTGGTTCACAGTGGTTCAGTACACTTGATTTGAAAAGTGGTTACTGGCAGGTGAAAATGGCTGAAAAAGATAAACCAAAAACAGCATTTTCTATACAGGGTGGTGGTTTCTGGCAGTTTAATGTCATGAGTTTTGGACTTTGTAATGCCCCAGCCACTTTTGAACGTTTAATGGAACGTGTGTTAAGTGGGTTATCATGGAAAACATGTCTAGTATACCTGGATGACATAATTGTTTTCGCAAAGTCATTTGAGGAACAACTAGAAAGACTAGATGAAGTTTTTACTAGACTTCATGAAGCTGGCCTCAAATTGAGTCCTAAGAAATGTACACTATTTCAAGAGGATGTAGACTTCCTAGGCCACAATGTTAGTAGAAATGGTATTTCTACAGATCCTAAGAAGGTGGCCGCAGTAAAAGAGTGGCCAGTACCTAAAAATGTAAAGGATGTCAGAAGTTTCTTGGGTATATGCTCCTATTATAGGCGCTTTGTACGAAACTTTGCAGACATAGCTAAACCACTACATAAGCAAACAGAGAAAGGTTGTTCATTTACATGGACAGAGTCATGTCAGAAAGCATTCGAAACACTTAAAACTGCTTTAACAACTGCTCCTATACTAGGTTACCCAACAGCTGAAGGTTCTTTCATAGTTGATACCGATGCAAGCAATGAAGGCATGGG
This is a stretch of genomic DNA from Argopecten irradians isolate NY unplaced genomic scaffold, Ai_NY scaffold_0329, whole genome shotgun sequence. It encodes these proteins:
- the LOC138312467 gene encoding probable basic-leucine zipper transcription factor E, encoding MDDSGTVSFPNLHSEEFYETVDEADSLHIDHSYQTDVSNSNGANMELMNQMKSFVNDAKTQFREIQSNMSEMMKNQLSEFEKDMNNIRRKHTSVFYDNSDLNTQSLAHQSHRHSPQLNFSESNSSFVVDHGVDQNTNRYRTHETLNSSPHCARVQNYEPEVNFGSHTNHSTGRQNTTVKSVQLKPQSYDGSDDLEDYLTQFQILSEINNWSYSVKSLYLAGSLKGAARALLSELSPAQQRDYDCLVRALNSRYGSVNKAEVFRAQLQNRTKGKNETIPDLAQSIKKLTRQAYPLAPPSVIEVLSLDHFIDAINDSDIRLRLREACPRSINEAETLAVRLETYRLADNHRGRQTRSVDVRATETSNVSSKTSAENNEVSSKTPSNSSEIDSLKNELKSLTKEIKDLVKTTKSSSQNNQNKQKQYTNNNGNQQRHNWNRNSGNNNYHNNSGNKYNNHHKNQQSNSGN